The Sylvia atricapilla isolate bSylAtr1 chromosome 13, bSylAtr1.pri, whole genome shotgun sequence genome includes a region encoding these proteins:
- the MINAR1 gene encoding major intrinsically disordered Notch2-binding receptor 1 isoform X2: protein MESNQESSLFLVKILEELDTKQNTVSYQDLCKSLCARFDLSQLAKLRSVLFYTACLDPNFPATLFKDKMRCTVNNQQSKKIMVAADIVTIFNLIQMNGGVAKEKLPVARHKVKKKESFESCRSDTEICNMADCVPDCVPNCELNDQDFNRAFPVRRSSKCRKMDCKDCQQFVPSSEPNFLLGVNKDMKGRAASLDRLQALASYSIATSPPCEMQSTYFPMNIENESISDQDSLPISAGIKETFISNDEPFMMQSCVQKRNIFKEDFHNLITISPNLIPSSKTPEDGHRESQNRKESSKQTFFNHSFEMPYSSQYLNPIYSPIPDKRRVKHESLDDLQASTYFGPTTVLGPQETKKWTGKPTKQTAWPAKSWSLNTEEVPDFERSFFNRKQSEEKPRYQSSSNPSPNFPSVDRHQSYLNAKDQQQIIQTNYAVKPNGHKPKEIPSILDVEKHEPVKKFKDKSINCTSVQILSIDRTMSVGTQTEQQVLDHKKCKDLCAAGQAKYGERHSLKQSDDDSEIVSDDISDIFRFLDDMSISGSTGVMQSSCYNSTGSLSQVHKSDCDSSPEHNLTKISNGSGCNKLDKVVRAEVSNADDELKTSVCKLVLRIGEIEKKLESLSGVREEISQVLGKLSKLDQKIQQPEKVSVQIDLNSLTSDAASDESNSPQIFQCHNTPHGGKLENNPEWCCSDASGSNSESLRVKALKKSLFTRRSSRSLTEENSATESKIASISNSPRDWRAITYTNQVGITEEEMKERDGGENKDWHRKSKESCFFSQILLNPIAGRQAIRNPTAT, encoded by the exons ATGGAGTCCAACCAGGAATCCTCACTCTTCCTGGTGAAGATATTGGAGGAGCTGGACACGAAGCAGAATACTGTTTCCTACCAGGATCTCTGCAAGTCCCTGTGTGCAAGGTTTGATTTATCCCAGTTGGCCAAGCTCAGAAGCGTGCTGTTTTACACTGCTTGCCTAGATCCTAATTTCCCAGCGACTTTGTTCAAAGACAAAATGAGATGCACTGTAAACAATCAGCAATCAAAGAAAATCATGGTTGCAGCAGATATAGTAACAATATTCAACCTCATACAAATGAACGGGGGAGTGGCCAAGGAGAAGCTTCCAGTTGCAAGGCACaaagtgaagaagaaggagTCCTTCGAGTCCTGCAGGTCTGACACGGAGATCTGCAATATGGCAGATTGTGTGCCCGACTGTGTGCCCAACTGTGAGCTCAACGACCAGGACTTTAACCGGGCCTTTCCAGTCAGGAGGTcttcaaaatgcagaaagatggacTGCAAAGACTGCCAGCAGTTCGTCCCCTCTTCAGAGCCCAACTTCTTGCTTGGTGTTAATAAGGACATGAagggcagggctgcctctcTGGACAGGCTGCAGGCACTGGCGTCCTACTCCATCGCCACGTCCCCGCCGTGTGAGATGCAGAGTACATACTTCCCCATGAACATTGAAAATGAATCTATTTCAGACCAGGATTCCTTGCCTATAAGTGCAGGCATAAAAGAAACTTTCATTTCAAATGATGAGCCGTTCATGATGCAGTCGTGTgtccagaaaagaaatatattcaaAGAAGATTTTCATAATCTGATTACAATATCTCCCAACTTAATACCATCCAGCAAAACACCAGAAGATGGACACAGAGAGTCtcagaacaggaaagaaagctCTAAGCAGACTTTCTTCAACCACAGCTTTGAAATGCCATACAGCAGCCAGTACTTGAATCCAATTTATTCTCCTATACCAGACAAAAGGCGAGTGAAGCATGAAAGTTTAGATGATCTTCAAGCTTCAACATATTTTGGCCCAACTACTGTTCTTGGACCACAGGAAACCAAAAAGTGGACTGGAAAGCCAACTAAGCAAACTGCCTGGCCAGCTAAAAGCTGGAGTTTAAATACTGAGGAGGTCCCTGACTTTGAACGCTCATTTTTTAATAGGAAGCAGTCTGAAGAGAAACCACGATACCAGAGTTCAAGCAACCCATCTCCAAACTTTCCTTCAGTTGACAGGCATCAGTCCTACCTAAATGCAAAGGATCAGCAACAAATTATACAGACAAACTATGCTGTGAAACCCAATGGACATAAACCCAAGGAAATTCCTTCCATTCTAGACGTGGAGAAACACGAGCCAGTCAAAAAGTTTAAGGATAAAAGCATTAACTGTACTTCTGTCCAGATCTTAAGTATCGACAGGACCATGAGTGTCGGGACACAGACGGAGCAGCAGGTTCTGGACCACAAGAAATGCAAGGATTTGTGTGCAGCAGGCCAGGCCAAGTACGGTGAGAGGCACTCTCTGAAGCAGTCGGATGATGACTCTGAAATCGTGAGTGACGACATCAGTGACATTTTCCGGTTTTTGGATGACATGAGCATCAGCGGGTCCACGGGAGTGATGCAGTCTTCATGCTACAACAGCACTGGGTCCTTGTCTCAGGTGCATAAATCAGACTGTGACAGCTCACCTGAGCACAACTTGACTAAGATCTCCAATGGGAGTGGCTGTAATAAACTGGATAAAGTGGTCAGGGCGGAAGTCAGTAACGCAGATGATGAACTGAAAACCAGTGTCTGCAAATTAGTCTTGAGGATTGGTGAAATAGAGAAGAAACTGGAATCTCTCTCAGGTGTCCGAGAAGAAATCTCTCAAGTCCTGGGAAAATTAAGCAAGCTGGATCAAAAAATCCAGCAGCCAGAGAAGGTCAGTGTACAAATAGATCTCAACTCTTTGACAAGCGATGCCGCATCAGATGAGAGCAACTCCCCACAGATATTTCAGTGCCACAATACTCCTCATGGAGGCAAACTGGAGAATAATCCAGAATGGTGCTGTTCAGATGCCAGTGGAAGTAATAGCGAGAGCCTTCGAgtaaaagccttaaaaaaaagtttgtttacGAGGCGATCATCGAGATcattaacagaagaaaacagtgcaACTGAATCCAAAATAGCAAGCATTTCAAATTCTCCCCGAGACTGGAGAGCTATTACTTACACCAACCAAGTTGGCATTACAGAGGAGGAGATGAAAGAGAGagatggaggagaaaataagGACTGGCACAGGAAATCTAAAGAG tcttgttttttctctcaaattCTCTTAAACCCTATTGCAGGCAGACAGGCAATACGAAATCCCACAGCCACATAG
- the MINAR1 gene encoding major intrinsically disordered Notch2-binding receptor 1 isoform X1, which yields MESNQESSLFLVKILEELDTKQNTVSYQDLCKSLCARFDLSQLAKLRSVLFYTACLDPNFPATLFKDKMRCTVNNQQSKKIMVAADIVTIFNLIQMNGGVAKEKLPVARHKVKKKESFESCRSDTEICNMADCVPDCVPNCELNDQDFNRAFPVRRSSKCRKMDCKDCQQFVPSSEPNFLLGVNKDMKGRAASLDRLQALASYSIATSPPCEMQSTYFPMNIENESISDQDSLPISAGIKETFISNDEPFMMQSCVQKRNIFKEDFHNLITISPNLIPSSKTPEDGHRESQNRKESSKQTFFNHSFEMPYSSQYLNPIYSPIPDKRRVKHESLDDLQASTYFGPTTVLGPQETKKWTGKPTKQTAWPAKSWSLNTEEVPDFERSFFNRKQSEEKPRYQSSSNPSPNFPSVDRHQSYLNAKDQQQIIQTNYAVKPNGHKPKEIPSILDVEKHEPVKKFKDKSINCTSVQILSIDRTMSVGTQTEQQVLDHKKCKDLCAAGQAKYGERHSLKQSDDDSEIVSDDISDIFRFLDDMSISGSTGVMQSSCYNSTGSLSQVHKSDCDSSPEHNLTKISNGSGCNKLDKVVRAEVSNADDELKTSVCKLVLRIGEIEKKLESLSGVREEISQVLGKLSKLDQKIQQPEKVSVQIDLNSLTSDAASDESNSPQIFQCHNTPHGGKLENNPEWCCSDASGSNSESLRVKALKKSLFTRRSSRSLTEENSATESKIASISNSPRDWRAITYTNQVGITEEEMKERDGGENKDWHRKSKEADRQYEIPQPHRLSKQPKDAFLIEQVFSPHPYPASLKSHMKSNPLYTDMRLTELAEVKRAQPSWTIEEYTRNSGDKGKIAALDLQTQESLNPNNLEYWMEDIYTPGYDSLLKRKEAEFRRAKVCKIAALIAAAACTVILVIVVPICTMKS from the exons ATGGAGTCCAACCAGGAATCCTCACTCTTCCTGGTGAAGATATTGGAGGAGCTGGACACGAAGCAGAATACTGTTTCCTACCAGGATCTCTGCAAGTCCCTGTGTGCAAGGTTTGATTTATCCCAGTTGGCCAAGCTCAGAAGCGTGCTGTTTTACACTGCTTGCCTAGATCCTAATTTCCCAGCGACTTTGTTCAAAGACAAAATGAGATGCACTGTAAACAATCAGCAATCAAAGAAAATCATGGTTGCAGCAGATATAGTAACAATATTCAACCTCATACAAATGAACGGGGGAGTGGCCAAGGAGAAGCTTCCAGTTGCAAGGCACaaagtgaagaagaaggagTCCTTCGAGTCCTGCAGGTCTGACACGGAGATCTGCAATATGGCAGATTGTGTGCCCGACTGTGTGCCCAACTGTGAGCTCAACGACCAGGACTTTAACCGGGCCTTTCCAGTCAGGAGGTcttcaaaatgcagaaagatggacTGCAAAGACTGCCAGCAGTTCGTCCCCTCTTCAGAGCCCAACTTCTTGCTTGGTGTTAATAAGGACATGAagggcagggctgcctctcTGGACAGGCTGCAGGCACTGGCGTCCTACTCCATCGCCACGTCCCCGCCGTGTGAGATGCAGAGTACATACTTCCCCATGAACATTGAAAATGAATCTATTTCAGACCAGGATTCCTTGCCTATAAGTGCAGGCATAAAAGAAACTTTCATTTCAAATGATGAGCCGTTCATGATGCAGTCGTGTgtccagaaaagaaatatattcaaAGAAGATTTTCATAATCTGATTACAATATCTCCCAACTTAATACCATCCAGCAAAACACCAGAAGATGGACACAGAGAGTCtcagaacaggaaagaaagctCTAAGCAGACTTTCTTCAACCACAGCTTTGAAATGCCATACAGCAGCCAGTACTTGAATCCAATTTATTCTCCTATACCAGACAAAAGGCGAGTGAAGCATGAAAGTTTAGATGATCTTCAAGCTTCAACATATTTTGGCCCAACTACTGTTCTTGGACCACAGGAAACCAAAAAGTGGACTGGAAAGCCAACTAAGCAAACTGCCTGGCCAGCTAAAAGCTGGAGTTTAAATACTGAGGAGGTCCCTGACTTTGAACGCTCATTTTTTAATAGGAAGCAGTCTGAAGAGAAACCACGATACCAGAGTTCAAGCAACCCATCTCCAAACTTTCCTTCAGTTGACAGGCATCAGTCCTACCTAAATGCAAAGGATCAGCAACAAATTATACAGACAAACTATGCTGTGAAACCCAATGGACATAAACCCAAGGAAATTCCTTCCATTCTAGACGTGGAGAAACACGAGCCAGTCAAAAAGTTTAAGGATAAAAGCATTAACTGTACTTCTGTCCAGATCTTAAGTATCGACAGGACCATGAGTGTCGGGACACAGACGGAGCAGCAGGTTCTGGACCACAAGAAATGCAAGGATTTGTGTGCAGCAGGCCAGGCCAAGTACGGTGAGAGGCACTCTCTGAAGCAGTCGGATGATGACTCTGAAATCGTGAGTGACGACATCAGTGACATTTTCCGGTTTTTGGATGACATGAGCATCAGCGGGTCCACGGGAGTGATGCAGTCTTCATGCTACAACAGCACTGGGTCCTTGTCTCAGGTGCATAAATCAGACTGTGACAGCTCACCTGAGCACAACTTGACTAAGATCTCCAATGGGAGTGGCTGTAATAAACTGGATAAAGTGGTCAGGGCGGAAGTCAGTAACGCAGATGATGAACTGAAAACCAGTGTCTGCAAATTAGTCTTGAGGATTGGTGAAATAGAGAAGAAACTGGAATCTCTCTCAGGTGTCCGAGAAGAAATCTCTCAAGTCCTGGGAAAATTAAGCAAGCTGGATCAAAAAATCCAGCAGCCAGAGAAGGTCAGTGTACAAATAGATCTCAACTCTTTGACAAGCGATGCCGCATCAGATGAGAGCAACTCCCCACAGATATTTCAGTGCCACAATACTCCTCATGGAGGCAAACTGGAGAATAATCCAGAATGGTGCTGTTCAGATGCCAGTGGAAGTAATAGCGAGAGCCTTCGAgtaaaagccttaaaaaaaagtttgtttacGAGGCGATCATCGAGATcattaacagaagaaaacagtgcaACTGAATCCAAAATAGCAAGCATTTCAAATTCTCCCCGAGACTGGAGAGCTATTACTTACACCAACCAAGTTGGCATTACAGAGGAGGAGATGAAAGAGAGagatggaggagaaaataagGACTGGCACAGGAAATCTAAAGAG GCAGACAGGCAATACGAAATCCCACAGCCACATAGACTCTCTAAACAGCCAAAAGATGCTTTCTTGATTGAACAAGTCTTTAGTCCTCATCCCTACCCTGCATCACTCAAGTCACACATGAAAAGCAACCCTCTCTACACAGACATGAGGTTGACAGAGCTGGCTGAAGTGAAACGTGCCCAGCCATCATGGACCATAGAGGAATACACCAGGAATTCGGGGGATAAAGGCAAGATTGCAGCCTTGGATCTACAA aCTCAAGAATCTTTAAACCCAAACAACTTGGAGTACTGGATGGAAGACATTTACACTCCTGGCTACGACTCGTTGTTGAAGCGGAAAGAAGCCGAGTTCAGGAGGGCAAAGGTTTGCAAGATCGCCGCCCTGATCGCGGCGGCCGCTTGTACGGTTATCCTGGTCATCGTGGTTCCCATTTGCACCATGAAATCCTGA
- the MINAR1 gene encoding major intrinsically disordered Notch2-binding receptor 1 isoform X3 → MESNQESSLFLVKILEELDTKQNTVSYQDLCKSLCARFDLSQLAKLRSVLFYTACLDPNFPATLFKDKMRCTVNNQQSKKIMVAADIVTIFNLIQMNGGVAKEKLPVARHKVKKKESFESCRSDTEICNMADCVPDCVPNCELNDQDFNRAFPVRRSSKCRKMDCKDCQQFVPSSEPNFLLGVNKDMKGRAASLDRLQALASYSIATSPPCEMQSTYFPMNIENESISDQDSLPISAGIKETFISNDEPFMMQSCVQKRNIFKEDFHNLITISPNLIPSSKTPEDGHRESQNRKESSKQTFFNHSFEMPYSSQYLNPIYSPIPDKRRVKHESLDDLQASTYFGPTTVLGPQETKKWTGKPTKQTAWPAKSWSLNTEEVPDFERSFFNRKQSEEKPRYQSSSNPSPNFPSVDRHQSYLNAKDQQQIIQTNYAVKPNGHKPKEIPSILDVEKHEPVKKFKDKSINCTSVQILSIDRTMSVGTQTEQQVLDHKKCKDLCAAGQAKYGERHSLKQSDDDSEIVSDDISDIFRFLDDMSISGSTGVMQSSCYNSTGSLSQVHKSDCDSSPEHNLTKISNGSGCNKLDKVVRAEVSNADDELKTSVCKLVLRIGEIEKKLESLSGVREEISQVLGKLSKLDQKIQQPEKVSVQIDLNSLTSDAASDESNSPQIFQCHNTPHGGKLENNPEWCCSDASGSNSESLRVKALKKSLFTRRSSRSLTEENSATESKIASISNSPRDWRAITYTNQVGITEEEMKERDGGENKDWHRKSKET, encoded by the exons ATGGAGTCCAACCAGGAATCCTCACTCTTCCTGGTGAAGATATTGGAGGAGCTGGACACGAAGCAGAATACTGTTTCCTACCAGGATCTCTGCAAGTCCCTGTGTGCAAGGTTTGATTTATCCCAGTTGGCCAAGCTCAGAAGCGTGCTGTTTTACACTGCTTGCCTAGATCCTAATTTCCCAGCGACTTTGTTCAAAGACAAAATGAGATGCACTGTAAACAATCAGCAATCAAAGAAAATCATGGTTGCAGCAGATATAGTAACAATATTCAACCTCATACAAATGAACGGGGGAGTGGCCAAGGAGAAGCTTCCAGTTGCAAGGCACaaagtgaagaagaaggagTCCTTCGAGTCCTGCAGGTCTGACACGGAGATCTGCAATATGGCAGATTGTGTGCCCGACTGTGTGCCCAACTGTGAGCTCAACGACCAGGACTTTAACCGGGCCTTTCCAGTCAGGAGGTcttcaaaatgcagaaagatggacTGCAAAGACTGCCAGCAGTTCGTCCCCTCTTCAGAGCCCAACTTCTTGCTTGGTGTTAATAAGGACATGAagggcagggctgcctctcTGGACAGGCTGCAGGCACTGGCGTCCTACTCCATCGCCACGTCCCCGCCGTGTGAGATGCAGAGTACATACTTCCCCATGAACATTGAAAATGAATCTATTTCAGACCAGGATTCCTTGCCTATAAGTGCAGGCATAAAAGAAACTTTCATTTCAAATGATGAGCCGTTCATGATGCAGTCGTGTgtccagaaaagaaatatattcaaAGAAGATTTTCATAATCTGATTACAATATCTCCCAACTTAATACCATCCAGCAAAACACCAGAAGATGGACACAGAGAGTCtcagaacaggaaagaaagctCTAAGCAGACTTTCTTCAACCACAGCTTTGAAATGCCATACAGCAGCCAGTACTTGAATCCAATTTATTCTCCTATACCAGACAAAAGGCGAGTGAAGCATGAAAGTTTAGATGATCTTCAAGCTTCAACATATTTTGGCCCAACTACTGTTCTTGGACCACAGGAAACCAAAAAGTGGACTGGAAAGCCAACTAAGCAAACTGCCTGGCCAGCTAAAAGCTGGAGTTTAAATACTGAGGAGGTCCCTGACTTTGAACGCTCATTTTTTAATAGGAAGCAGTCTGAAGAGAAACCACGATACCAGAGTTCAAGCAACCCATCTCCAAACTTTCCTTCAGTTGACAGGCATCAGTCCTACCTAAATGCAAAGGATCAGCAACAAATTATACAGACAAACTATGCTGTGAAACCCAATGGACATAAACCCAAGGAAATTCCTTCCATTCTAGACGTGGAGAAACACGAGCCAGTCAAAAAGTTTAAGGATAAAAGCATTAACTGTACTTCTGTCCAGATCTTAAGTATCGACAGGACCATGAGTGTCGGGACACAGACGGAGCAGCAGGTTCTGGACCACAAGAAATGCAAGGATTTGTGTGCAGCAGGCCAGGCCAAGTACGGTGAGAGGCACTCTCTGAAGCAGTCGGATGATGACTCTGAAATCGTGAGTGACGACATCAGTGACATTTTCCGGTTTTTGGATGACATGAGCATCAGCGGGTCCACGGGAGTGATGCAGTCTTCATGCTACAACAGCACTGGGTCCTTGTCTCAGGTGCATAAATCAGACTGTGACAGCTCACCTGAGCACAACTTGACTAAGATCTCCAATGGGAGTGGCTGTAATAAACTGGATAAAGTGGTCAGGGCGGAAGTCAGTAACGCAGATGATGAACTGAAAACCAGTGTCTGCAAATTAGTCTTGAGGATTGGTGAAATAGAGAAGAAACTGGAATCTCTCTCAGGTGTCCGAGAAGAAATCTCTCAAGTCCTGGGAAAATTAAGCAAGCTGGATCAAAAAATCCAGCAGCCAGAGAAGGTCAGTGTACAAATAGATCTCAACTCTTTGACAAGCGATGCCGCATCAGATGAGAGCAACTCCCCACAGATATTTCAGTGCCACAATACTCCTCATGGAGGCAAACTGGAGAATAATCCAGAATGGTGCTGTTCAGATGCCAGTGGAAGTAATAGCGAGAGCCTTCGAgtaaaagccttaaaaaaaagtttgtttacGAGGCGATCATCGAGATcattaacagaagaaaacagtgcaACTGAATCCAAAATAGCAAGCATTTCAAATTCTCCCCGAGACTGGAGAGCTATTACTTACACCAACCAAGTTGGCATTACAGAGGAGGAGATGAAAGAGAGagatggaggagaaaataagGACTGGCACAGGAAATCTAAAGAG ACATGA